From the Tigriopus californicus strain San Diego chromosome 4, Tcal_SD_v2.1, whole genome shotgun sequence genome, the window AATGGCCGGCGAATGTCAGACATACTGCGATATTGTATGTTTGGTATTCGGTCCAGGTTAGACAGACATATAAATGTTccggaaagaaaaaaaaatgacgcaaaaagcaaattttaaaTTAACTCTCCGTACCATTGAGGTAATGTTACCATACATACTCTAACGTAGCTTACTCATACGTTGCGAGATGCGATTTAAGATCTTTATGGATACACATGTTAAACTTTAGGATGTTGGTAAGGTCAGATCTTACTCAAATTAAAGCCTTCATTTCTTATCATGAATTTGTATGTTCATGAAAAAACAGTTTTGAGATGTTGGAAAGGTGTAGAACAATGAATCATGTTTTGAAGTAGTGATCTTCCTGTAATGATAGAAAGTACGCTATGATTCTACTAAGCATGCATGGGATCGCATTGAAGACTTTCCACTGTTGTAAATACGAAACTATGATTCACTTTTCAATCTTACAACGGCAAACATCttacaaatgaaattggtgtCCTTGACTTCCATTCCAGAGCTCAAGGTGAGATGAAAGCTCATCATTTAACTTTGTATCCTAAATGTCTCTATACATGGTCTATCTTGCAACTGCGAAGGCTTGCTAATGGCTTAAATCACTTAGGATATTTGCTGATCCATCATCTTGGGCATGAGAATAACCCATATAATCACTTCAGTTGCAAAATTGACAAGCTCATGTTTTCCCAGTGCGATTTCTCACAGAGGCCAAGCAACTCTCCCGACCCACAAATTGTTGTTGGGGAGGCCGTTCTTAATGACGATCTTCCTATTTTGTTACCCAACTCGCTGAGCGAGGGCGGAACAAAGTAAACGTGCTACCCCGGCAAAAGTGTTTGACATCAGGGACAACATTTCCGACATGGGATACTCTGGGGAGTCTGGGTATAAAAAGAAAAGGTCGAAGAACCTGACAGTGCAGTTTCATCCAGGATCATCATGCTGGAGGACGGTTCATGTTCCAACCATGAGTCCCAAGAGGATACAATCGTGGCAAAGGCCATCGGTCGCATTGGTCGATGgcaattggaaaagaccatCTTATTGGCGTTTTGCTTCACGCCGCTGGCTTGGCATTTTATGGCTTACCCTTTGATATCCAGGGGTAACGATTACTGGTGTCTCTCGCCCTTCAGTGACGACGGCTCAGACTTTAGTGACGACCAATGCTTCCTCCAGACACACATCAATGATACTCTTGAAGAAGTTCCTTGTCAATCTTGGGAGTTTGATCACAGATCTACTATCACAATCCAAGAGGACTTTCAACTCGTATGTCAATTCGAGCACTTCTTGGCTCTTCGACAAATTCTTTTCTTTAGTGGCATGCTTCTCGGATGTCTTACCACTGGATATCTCTCAGATTTACTTGGGAGGAAAACGACAATGTTAGCTCTTATGGGTGTTTGGAGCTTGACTTCTatccttcatatttttgcGTACGACTTCAGATTATTCTTGGTGCTTCAATTCATTCTGGCATTCACTTGCAACTCTGCTTGGACAACGTCGTGGATTTGGACCATGGAAGTTGTCAACGGAAAATGGAGAACCATTTTGGGTTGTGGAACATTCTTATTCTGGGGGATTGGCTACATCACCTTACCCGGGATTGTCTGGCTATTTCCTAATTGGAGAAATGCATGGGCTGCGATGTCTCTGCCGACGCTATTATTTGCCGTCTACTATTTCATAATTCCGGAGAGCCCCATGTGGCTTATATGCAATGGACGGGAACATGAAGCCAAAGCTATTCTTCGGGATGCAGCAAAACGAAACGGAATAGAGCCACTCACCAACGctcaatggaacaaaataatGGAGGCCAGTGCTTTGGGAAGTCAATCTGATGTCAGTTCATCAACAGGCTTTACCTCTCTGGTCAAGACTCCAAATCTGCGAAAACGGTCGCTAATTCTCTTTATCAGTTGGTTTGTTTGTTCTTTAACCTATTACGGGCTGTCGTTGAACTCCAATGGCATTGGCGAGGATCCTTTCCTGACCTTTACCCTCTTTGGCGCCATTGAGATTCCAGCCATTCTTGTGTCCGTGGTCAGTCTGCTGACTGCTGGGAGACGTCTCCCATTGATCTTTCTCCTCTTTGGATCTGGAATTTGCTGCACATGTGCCGCTGTCGTCCCGGCTGGCATATTCCCTGGCAATTGGCCCACAATTCTTTTGGCTATAGGGGGAAAGTTCTGTATCACTTGTTGTTTCCACATCCTCTTTGTGTACTCCTCAGAGATTTACGCCACAACTGCACGAAACACGGGTGTTGGGTGTTGTTCCGTGTTCGCCCGGGCAGGAGGAATGGTTGCTCCTTTCGTGGAACAACTCAGAACTGTCAACCCATACTTACCGATCGCAGTCTTTGGCATCAGTGCTTGCTTCGCGGCCCTCTTGAGCTCATTTATGCCAGAAACCAAAGGCAGAAAACTCCCAGAGACCGTGGAAGAGAGCGAGGAATTTGGATCCGATGACACGCTTTGGAGTAGCATCTTTCCGTCCTCAAGACAGAACAGTTTCATCAATTGTGAACAAGAAAGTTCACCTGATTCGACAAAACCTCCAACAACGCCAAATCCAAAAAGTCCTGAGACATGCTCAAGAAAAGAcgcatattttcattttgactaacATTTGTTCAACTTTGCTACGTCATATCCGAGTATTTAAAAGCCACACCTatatattttgaattcttATCAATTGTCACTAGTGCCTTATAAAAATAAACGCAAATTTTACGCACTCCGTCCATCTCAAGGACTAATACAGACTCCTTGTTTGAAAGTTGATCCCCCCTCTAAAACCGCTCAATCCACCCAACCGCAGCTTATGTTTGCGGTGGATCCAAAGCTGAGGGCACATTCCACCTAGTTTTGAAGCTGTATTCTGGTTTTGGCGGCCAAGGACAGGCCTACCACGTCAATTCACACACGCTTATCCGTAAGTGAACTTCTTTTCctcacttgaaaaaaatttaTGGCCTTCCAGGGTGGCCGAGCGTCGCACCTTGAAAGAGCTTGTAACCCCTTGAACCACAAATTGGTCACTACTATGTCGTCCAAAAGAACACAGTAATAcgtttgaatgaaatcaatgtTTTGATAACAATTCCATGACATTTTACATTCATCCTCGACACGTGCCACAAGGGCAACACCAAAGGCTTTGAGGTTAGGTGTTAGTTCATGTGAATTTCTCGTCCTCCAGTCACCCTGAATGGAACATGCCCGTCTTTTGTGACTAAGCCAAGTCAATGACTATTTAACTCACTTGCTTTGGAGGGGTGCGGTTGACAAATATTACCATTACACTTTTTACCAACGACTAATAGACGCCTTCAAGTACGTCCAAGCATCATATTATTTAATATTGAAGTATTATATAGtccatttgtcatttgtttatCGCCTTTCCACTGTGGAAAGTGTCTGTTTCTCGTGCAATTCTGTTGGGGTTGCTTGTGTTTTCTCGGCGTTGGTTTGACGGATAGGGCGTGTCATTTTGGTCTTCTGTGAGTCATGCCCTCCCCCATAGTGAGTCGATGGGATGCCATAGAGATGCTGAATGGCGGTATAGCCTCTGCCATTGCCACAGTGTTCACCAATCCGTTGGATTTGCTCAAGACCCGATTGCAAGTGCAAGGCGAAGGGGGCCAAACCATGAAGTACGGAAACACGCCCTTTTCCGCCCTCAAAACTATCGTCAGAGAGGATGGATGGGCGGCACTTCAGCATGGTGTGTCGGCGGCAGTGGCCTACAACTTTATCATCAACAGCGTGCGGCTAGGGTTCTTCGCCTATTGTGACAATAAAGGTTACATGAAGGATGCCCAGGGGCAGACCCATTTGCCCATGGTGTTACTCTGCTCGAGTACGGGTGGAGCCTTGGGAGCGGT encodes:
- the LOC131878783 gene encoding organic cation transporter protein-like is translated as MLEDGSCSNHESQEDTIVAKAIGRIGRWQLEKTILLAFCFTPLAWHFMAYPLISRGNDYWCLSPFSDDGSDFSDDQCFLQTHINDTLEEVPCQSWEFDHRSTITIQEDFQLVCQFEHFLALRQILFFSGMLLGCLTTGYLSDLLGRKTTMLALMGVWSLTSILHIFAYDFRLFLVLQFILAFTCNSAWTTSWIWTMEVVNGKWRTILGCGTFLFWGIGYITLPGIVWLFPNWRNAWAAMSLPTLLFAVYYFIIPESPMWLICNGREHEAKAILRDAAKRNGIEPLTNAQWNKIMEASALGSQSDVSSSTGFTSLVKTPNLRKRSLILFISWFVCSLTYYGLSLNSNGIGEDPFLTFTLFGAIEIPAILVSVVSLLTAGRRLPLIFLLFGSGICCTCAAVVPAGIFPGNWPTILLAIGGKFCITCCFHILFVYSSEIYATTARNTGVGCCSVFARAGGMVAPFVEQLRTVNPYLPIAVFGISACFAALLSSFMPETKGRKLPETVEESEEFGSDDTLWSSIFPSSRQNSFINCEQESSPDSTKPPTTPNPKSPETCSRKDAYFHFD